One genomic segment of candidate division WOR-3 bacterium includes these proteins:
- a CDS encoding NYN domain-containing protein — protein sequence MKKILIIDGYNILGRNPDSLFGEEERENLMSKVRALTSGSNFYTFVVFDGSGKTSSREKRPGVEIMFSSSEDSADELIVNLVEKSATAGQRVFVVTADRELSFRCKKFGALVFKDASLAVKKKKKPLKKDDKISPSESVDYWLKLFNKGDADEV from the coding sequence GTGAAGAAAATTCTTATTATAGACGGATACAACATCCTGGGTAGAAACCCTGACAGCCTTTTCGGAGAAGAGGAACGTGAAAATCTGATGTCCAAGGTCAGAGCTTTGACCTCCGGATCAAATTTTTATACTTTCGTTGTCTTCGACGGCAGCGGAAAAACATCATCGAGAGAAAAAAGACCGGGGGTTGAAATCATGTTTTCCAGCTCGGAAGACTCGGCGGACGAACTTATAGTCAATTTGGTTGAAAAAAGCGCTACAGCAGGTCAAAGGGTATTTGTCGTCACAGCCGACAGGGAGCTCTCTTTTAGATGCAAAAAGTTTGGCGCTCTTGTTTTCAAAGACGCCTCTTTAGCGGTGAAAAAAAAGAAGAAACCTCTCAAGAAAGATGATAAAATCAGTCCGTCTGAAAGTGTGGATTACTGGTTGAAACTCTTCAACAAAGGAG